Proteins encoded together in one Camelina sativa cultivar DH55 chromosome 9, Cs, whole genome shotgun sequence window:
- the LOC104714869 gene encoding ras-related protein RABA1b-like has protein sequence HCTAGQERYRAITSAYYRGAVGALLVYDVTRRATFENVDRWLKELKNHTDPNIVVMLVGNKSDLRHLLAVPTEDGKSYAEQESLCFMETSALEATNVEDAFAEVLTQIYRITSKKQVEAGEDGNASVPKGEKIEVKNDVSALKKLGCCSN, from the coding sequence CATTGTACTGCTGGTCAGGAGAGGTACCGTGCCATCACTAGCGCATACTACCGTGGAGCTGTGGGTGCACTCCTAGTATATGACGTAACCCGCCGTGCAACATTTGAGAACGTAGACCGGTGGTTAAAGGAGCTCAAGAACCACACAGATCCAAACATAGTAGTGATGCTGGTTGGTAACAAATCCGATCTCCGCCACTTACTTGCTGTTCCTACAGAAGACGGGAAATCCTACGCGGAACAAGAATCGCTCTGCTTCATGGAAACATCTGCCCTTGAAGCTACCAATGTCGAGGACGCATTTGCAGAGGTGCTGACACAGATCTATCGCATCACAAGCAAGAAGCAAGTAGAAGCTGGTGAAGATGGGAACGCCTCTGTCCCAAAAGGTGAGAAAATTGAAGTTAAAAACGATGTCTCTGCTCTGAAGAAACTCGGGTGCTGCTCAAATTAA